In one Mus caroli chromosome 14, CAROLI_EIJ_v1.1, whole genome shotgun sequence genomic region, the following are encoded:
- the Chdh gene encoding choline dehydrogenase, mitochondrial produces the protein MWQVLRGWRKGGQSLRGALAWAVRGQPCPPFSRTVASVVKDEYTFVVVGAGSAGCVLASRLTEDPDHRVLLLEAGPKDLLMGSKRLQWKIHMPAALVSNLCDDKYNWYYHTEPQPGMDGRVLYWPRGRVWGGSSSLNAMVYIRGHAEDYNRWHRGGAEGWDYAHCLPYFRKAQTHELGANMYRGGDGPLHVSRGKTNHPLHQAFLQAARQAGYPITEDMNGFQQEGFGWMDMTVHQGKRWSTACAYLHPVLSRPNLRAEVQTLVSRVLFEGTRAVGVEYIKDGQSHKAYVSREVILSGGAINSPQLLMLSGVGNADDLRKLDIPVVCHLPGVGQNLQDHLEVYVQQACTQPITLHSAQKPLRKVCIGLEWLWSYTGDGATAHLETGGFIRSRPGVTHPDIQFHFLPSQVIDHGRKPTQQEAYQVHVGTMRATSVGWLKLRSANPRDHPVIYPNYLSTETDVEDFRQCVRLSREIFAQEALAPFRGKELQPGSHVQSDKEIDAFVRAKADSAYHPSCTCKMGQSSDPTAVVDVQTKVIGVENLRVIDASIMPSVVSGNLNAPTVMIAEKAADIIKGHPALEDKNVPVYKPQTLDTQR, from the exons ATGTGGCAGGTCCTTAGAGGCTGGAGGAAAGGAGGTCAGAGCCTGCGTGGAGCCCTGGCATGGGCTGTGCGGGGCCAGCCGTGCCCCCCTTTCAGCCGCACTGTTGCCAGTGTGGTCAAGGATGAGTACACCTTTGTGGTGGTGGGCGCAGGCTCTGCTGGCTGTGTGCTGGCTAGTCGGCTCACCGAGGACCCGGATCATCGGGTGCTGCTGCTGGAGGCAGGGCCTAAGGACTTGTTGATGGGGAGCAAGCGGCTTCAGTGGAAGATCCACATGCCGGCTGCCCTTGTGTCCAACCTGTGCGATGACAAATACAACTGGTACTATCACACTGAGCCTCAGCCCGGCATGGACGGCCGCGTGCTGTACTGGCCACGAGGCCGGGTCTGGGGCGGCTCCTCATCCCTCAATGCCATGGTCTACATCCGAGGACACGCCGAGGACTATAACCGCTGGCACCGCGGAGGTGCTGAGGGTTGGGACTATGCACACTGCCTGCCCTACTTCCGCAAGGCGCAGACACATGAGCTGGGTGCCAATATGTACCGCGGTGGGGACGGCCCACTGCATGTGTCTCGGGGCAAGACCAACCACCCACTTCACCAGGCCTTCCTGCAGGCAGCACGTCAGGCTGGATACCCCATCACTGAAGACATGAATGGCTTCCAACAGGAGGGCTTCGGCTGGATGGACATGACCGTCCACCAAg ggaagcgCTGGAGCACAGCCTGTGCCTACTTGCACCCGGTGCTGAGCCGCCCCAACCTCAGGGCTGAGGTCCAGACACTTGTAAGCAGAGTGCTGTTTGAGGGCACCCGTGCAGTGGGTGTGGAGTACATCAAGGACGGCCAGAGCCACAAG GCTTACGTCAGCAGGGAGGTGATCCTGAGCGGGGGAGCCATCAACTCTCCACAGCTGCTCATGCTCTCTGGCGTCGGCAATGCAGATGACCTCAGGAAACTGGATATCCCTGTGGTGTGCCACCTGCCTG GAGTTGGGCAGAACCTGCAGGACCACCTGGAGGTCTACGTTCAGCAAGCGTGCACACAACCCATCACCCTCCACTCTGCCCAGAAGCCTCTGCGGAAGGTCTGCATCGGCCTGGAGTGGCTCTGGAGCTACACAG GGGACGGAGCCACAGCCCATCTTGAGACCGGAGGGTTCATCCGCAGCCGACCTGGGGTCACTCATCCGGACATCCAGTTCCACTTCCTGCCATCGCAAGTGATTGACCATGGGCGGAAACCCACCCAGCAGGAAGCTTACCAG GTGCATGTGGGAACCATGAGGGCCACGAGTGTGGGCTGGCTGAAACTGAGAAGCGCCAACCCCCGGGACCACCCTGTGATCTATCCCAACTACTTGTCAACAG AAACCGATGTCGAGGACTTCCGTCAGTGTGTGAGGCTGTCACGAGAAATTTTTGCCCAAGAAGCCTTGGCTCCCTTTCGGGGAAAAGAGCTGCAGCCCGGAAGCCACGTCCAGTCAGACAAAGAGATAGATGCCTTTGTGCGGGCAAAGGCGGACAGTGCTTACCACCCCTCCTGCACCTGTAAGATGGGCCAGTCCTCTGACCCCACTGCGGTGGTTGACGTGCAGACCAAGGTCATTGGCGTAGAAAACCTCAGGGTCATTGATGCCTCCATCATGCCCAGCGTGGTCAGTGGCAACCTGAACGCTCCCACGGTAATGATTGCAGAGAAAGCAGCCGACATTATTAAGGGACACCCTGCACTCGAGGACAAGAATGTTCCTGTCTACAAGCCCCAGACTCTGGACACCCAGCGTTAA